The proteins below are encoded in one region of Streptomyces marianii:
- a CDS encoding resuscitation-promoting factor, translating into MEPPPPPVPPAPVRVPPHGRAAPVSPYAPTVTAFRPGTPEDPPGGPGGGRPGPDGSGPAARPPGPVTPGRPAGAPAREPAGPATAAVPPTPVRRGAGARPAPAPAGGRAATRAEARRAVTPAEVPPAPAGGRAATRAEARRAARRRRSGPFTLGGTDGLRRLIPQALVVAFLAGGTTAFVAADKAVRLSVDGVPRTLHTFADDVGELLAEEGLTVGEHDIVAPAPGAELSHGDEVVVRFGRPVTLTVDGRSRRVWTTARTVEETLRQVGVRANGASLSVSRSRSISRGGLDVDVLTERTVTLMADGRARTVRTNAATAREAVEAAGITLGGQDTTSVPPDSFPRDGQTITVLRISDTEEVREEPIPYDTVRTDDPELHRGTEVVARAGRAGVRRVTYAVRTVNGVRQKPRKVSEEVVREPVARQVKSGTKRPPDSVRGADGLNWKALAQCESGGRPDAVDPSGTYGGLYQFDTRTWQSLGGRGRPQDASPEEQTYRAKKLYVQRGASPWPHCGRRLYR; encoded by the coding sequence ATGGAGCCCCCGCCGCCGCCCGTGCCGCCGGCGCCCGTCAGGGTGCCGCCCCACGGCCGGGCCGCGCCGGTGTCTCCGTACGCGCCGACGGTCACGGCGTTCCGGCCCGGGACGCCCGAGGATCCACCCGGCGGTCCCGGGGGCGGCCGCCCCGGTCCCGACGGCTCCGGCCCGGCCGCTCGGCCCCCCGGCCCCGTCACACCGGGCCGCCCCGCCGGTGCCCCCGCCCGTGAGCCCGCGGGGCCGGCGACCGCCGCTGTTCCCCCCACTCCCGTGCGCCGCGGCGCCGGCGCCCGCCCGGCCCCCGCCCCCGCGGGCGGTCGCGCCGCCACCCGGGCCGAGGCCCGCCGGGCCGTCACCCCCGCCGAGGTCCCACCCGCGCCCGCGGGCGGTCGCGCGGCCACCCGGGCCGAGGCCCGCCGCGCCGCCCGGCGCCGCAGGAGCGGACCGTTCACGCTCGGCGGCACCGACGGGCTGCGCCGCCTCATCCCGCAGGCCCTCGTCGTCGCCTTCCTCGCCGGCGGCACCACCGCCTTCGTCGCCGCCGACAAGGCCGTCCGCCTCAGCGTCGACGGCGTGCCCCGCACCCTGCACACGTTCGCCGACGACGTGGGGGAACTCCTCGCCGAGGAAGGGCTCACGGTCGGCGAGCACGACATCGTCGCCCCGGCCCCGGGCGCGGAGCTCTCCCACGGCGACGAGGTCGTCGTCCGCTTCGGCCGCCCCGTCACCCTCACCGTCGACGGCCGCAGCCGCCGGGTGTGGACGACCGCCCGCACCGTCGAGGAGACACTGCGACAGGTCGGGGTGCGGGCGAACGGCGCGTCCCTGTCCGTCTCGCGCTCCCGGTCCATCTCCCGCGGCGGCCTCGACGTCGACGTGCTGACCGAACGGACCGTCACGCTCATGGCCGACGGCCGGGCCCGCACCGTCCGCACGAACGCGGCGACCGCGCGGGAGGCCGTCGAGGCGGCCGGTATCACCCTCGGAGGTCAGGACACCACCTCCGTGCCCCCGGACAGCTTCCCGCGCGACGGCCAGACGATCACCGTCCTGCGCATCAGCGACACCGAGGAGGTCCGCGAGGAGCCCATCCCGTACGACACCGTCCGGACCGACGACCCGGAGCTGCACCGGGGCACCGAGGTCGTCGCCCGGGCGGGGCGGGCGGGCGTGCGGCGGGTCACCTACGCGGTGCGGACCGTGAACGGCGTCCGGCAGAAGCCCCGGAAGGTCTCCGAGGAGGTCGTGCGGGAGCCGGTCGCCCGGCAGGTGAAGTCCGGCACCAAGCGGCCGCCCGACTCGGTCCGGGGGGCCGACGGGCTGAACTGGAAGGCGCTGGCGCAGTGCGAGTCGGGCGGGCGGCCGGACGCGGTGGACCCGTCGGGCACCTACGGCGGGCTGTACCAGTTCGACACCCGCACCTGGCAGTCGCTCGGCGGCCGCGGCCGCCCCCAGGACGCCTCCCCCGAGGAGCAGACGTACCGGGCGAAGAAGCTCTACGTGCAACGGGGGGCGAGTCCGTGGCCGCACTGCGGCCGTAGGCTGTACCGGTGA
- a CDS encoding acyltransferase family protein, translated as MESRVRALAEATPDTRDRYVDLLRVVSLGTVVLGHWLMAAVTADGVGNLLAVVPELQLLTWAVQIMPVFFFVGGFSHALSYRSLRRRHPAGDGTSVYAAFLRARLRRLLRPTMVFVLVWGAAALLVQLLGGGSGLTGVSLRLVTQPLWFIGIYLAMVAFTPPLLKLHERYGWGAFGALVAGAVLVDVLRFALGVPFVEFLNFAFVWLAVHQLGFLRADGRLRLPSALAATGLAGAALLVAAGPYPLSMVGMPGEKVSNMSPPTLALLCHGLWLVGAVELLRGPGARLVARPRVWRTVVAANGIAMTAFLWHLTAMLGVYGGMLAAGVTLPEPASAAWWAQTPLRIAAAALLTALLVAAFRGFEQPSPAPVRPGSGPLAALGIALCLFGVLGLSMVGFAGLLDGRTATLIAVPVSAPAAVAMALAGWWLVERSGFAVGRDEG; from the coding sequence ATGGAATCACGCGTACGTGCGCTCGCCGAAGCCACCCCGGACACCAGGGACCGCTACGTCGACCTGCTGAGGGTCGTCTCGCTCGGGACCGTCGTGCTCGGGCACTGGCTGATGGCCGCCGTCACCGCCGACGGGGTCGGCAATCTGCTCGCCGTCGTGCCGGAGCTCCAACTCCTCACCTGGGCAGTGCAGATCATGCCGGTGTTCTTCTTCGTCGGCGGCTTCTCGCACGCGCTCTCGTACCGCTCCCTGCGCCGCAGGCACCCCGCGGGCGACGGCACCTCGGTCTACGCGGCGTTCCTGCGGGCGCGGCTGCGCCGACTGCTGCGGCCCACGATGGTCTTCGTCCTCGTCTGGGGCGCGGCGGCGCTGCTCGTCCAACTGCTCGGCGGCGGCAGCGGGCTGACCGGTGTCTCCCTGCGGCTCGTCACCCAGCCGCTGTGGTTCATCGGGATCTATCTGGCGATGGTCGCCTTCACCCCGCCGCTGCTGAAGCTGCACGAGCGGTACGGCTGGGGCGCGTTCGGGGCGCTCGTCGCCGGCGCGGTCCTCGTTGACGTGCTCCGGTTCGCGCTGGGGGTCCCCTTCGTGGAGTTCCTGAACTTCGCCTTCGTCTGGCTGGCCGTGCACCAGCTCGGCTTCCTGCGGGCCGACGGGCGCCTCCGGCTGCCGTCGGCGCTGGCGGCGACGGGACTGGCCGGCGCCGCGCTGCTCGTGGCGGCCGGGCCGTACCCGCTGTCCATGGTCGGCATGCCGGGGGAGAAGGTCTCCAACATGTCCCCGCCCACGCTGGCCCTGCTCTGCCACGGCCTGTGGCTGGTCGGCGCGGTGGAGCTGCTGCGCGGGCCCGGCGCCCGGCTGGTGGCGCGTCCCCGGGTCTGGCGCACGGTCGTCGCCGCGAACGGCATCGCCATGACCGCGTTCCTGTGGCATCTCACCGCGATGCTCGGCGTCTACGGCGGGATGCTCGCCGCCGGAGTCACCCTGCCGGAACCGGCATCGGCCGCCTGGTGGGCGCAGACCCCGCTGCGGATCGCCGCGGCGGCGCTCCTCACGGCGCTGCTGGTCGCCGCGTTCCGCGGCTTCGAACAGCCCTCACCCGCACCGGTCCGGCCCGGCTCGGGCCCGCTCGCCGCGCTCGGCATCGCCCTCTGCCTGTTCGGTGTGCTCGGCCTGTCCATGGTCGGCTTCGCCGGTCTGCTGGACGGCCGCACGGCCACCCTGATCGCGGTCCCGGTCAGCGCCCCGGCCGCGGTCGCGATGGCGCTGGCGGGCTGGTGGCTGGTGGAACGGTCAGGCTTCGCCGTAGGCCGAGACGAAGGCTGA
- a CDS encoding DUF397 domain-containing protein, translating to MSTAELAWFKSSYSSAQGDSCVEVALDWHKSSYSSAQGDNCVEVAACPGTVHVRDSKVPDGPRLDVPAAVWSAFVSAYGEA from the coding sequence ATGAGCACCGCAGAACTCGCCTGGTTCAAGTCCAGCTACAGCAGCGCCCAGGGCGACAGCTGCGTCGAAGTCGCCCTGGACTGGCACAAGTCCAGCTACAGCAGTGCCCAGGGCGACAACTGCGTCGAGGTCGCCGCCTGCCCCGGCACCGTCCACGTCCGCGACTCCAAGGTCCCCGACGGCCCCCGGCTCGACGTCCCCGCCGCAGTCTGGTCAGCCTTCGTCTCGGCCTACGGCGAAGCCTGA
- a CDS encoding ABC-F family ATP-binding cassette domain-containing protein → MAVNLVNVEAVSKVYGTRALLDGVSLGVSEGDRIGVVGRNGDGKTTLIRMLAGLEEPDTGRVTHSGGLHIGVLTQHDSLDPAATIRHEVIGDLADHEWAGNAKIRDVLTGLFGGLDLPGFPQGLDTVIAPLSGGERRRIALAKLLIAEQDLIVLDEPTNHLDVEGIAWLAQHLRARRSALVCVTHDRWFLDQVCTRMWDVQRGTVYEYEGGYSDYVFARAERERIAATEETKRQNLVRKELAWLRRGAPARTSKPRFRVEAANELIKDVPPPRDTSELMKFATTRLGKTVFDIEDVTVQAGPKVLLKHLTWQLGPGDRIGLVGVNGAGKTSLLRAMADAAGSDGERQPAAGRIVTGKTVRLAYLSQDVTELEPELRVLEAVQQIRDRVDLGKGREMTAGQLCEQFGFSKEKQWTPVGDLSGGERRRLQLLRLLMDEPNVLFLDEPTNDLDIETLTQLEDLLDGWPGSMVVISHDRFFVERTTDRVLALLGDATLRMLPRGIDEYLERRARVVQAAAPAAAAPAKPAGAEKSAADQRAAKKELQKIERQLDKISERESTLHSQIAENATDFEKVAELDARLRELSGEREELEMRWLELAEDA, encoded by the coding sequence ATGGCCGTCAATCTGGTCAATGTCGAGGCAGTCAGCAAGGTGTACGGCACCCGTGCCCTGCTCGACGGAGTGTCGCTCGGCGTCTCCGAGGGGGACCGCATCGGAGTCGTCGGGCGCAACGGAGACGGCAAGACCACGCTGATCCGCATGCTCGCCGGGCTGGAGGAGCCCGACACCGGCCGGGTCACCCACAGCGGCGGGCTGCACATCGGGGTGCTCACCCAGCACGACTCGCTCGATCCCGCCGCCACGATCCGCCACGAGGTCATCGGCGATCTCGCCGACCACGAGTGGGCCGGCAACGCCAAGATCCGCGATGTGCTCACCGGTCTCTTCGGCGGGCTCGACCTGCCCGGCTTCCCGCAGGGCCTGGACACCGTCATCGCCCCGCTGTCCGGTGGCGAGCGGCGCCGGATCGCGCTCGCCAAGCTGCTGATCGCCGAGCAGGACCTGATCGTCCTCGACGAGCCCACGAACCACCTGGACGTCGAGGGCATCGCCTGGCTCGCCCAGCACCTCCGGGCGCGCCGCTCGGCCCTCGTCTGCGTCACCCACGACCGCTGGTTCCTCGACCAGGTCTGCACCCGCATGTGGGACGTCCAGCGCGGCACGGTGTACGAGTACGAGGGCGGCTACTCCGACTACGTCTTCGCCCGCGCCGAGCGGGAGCGCATCGCCGCGACCGAGGAGACCAAGCGGCAGAACCTCGTCCGCAAGGAGCTCGCCTGGCTGCGCCGCGGCGCACCGGCCCGGACGTCGAAGCCCCGCTTCCGCGTCGAGGCCGCCAACGAGCTGATCAAGGACGTGCCGCCGCCCCGCGACACCTCCGAGCTGATGAAGTTCGCCACGACCCGGCTCGGCAAGACCGTCTTCGACATCGAGGACGTCACCGTCCAGGCCGGACCGAAGGTCCTCCTCAAGCATCTGACGTGGCAGCTCGGCCCCGGCGACCGGATCGGCCTGGTCGGCGTGAACGGCGCGGGCAAGACCTCCCTGCTGCGCGCCATGGCCGACGCCGCGGGCAGCGACGGCGAACGGCAGCCCGCCGCCGGGCGCATCGTCACCGGCAAGACCGTGCGGCTCGCCTACCTCTCACAGGACGTCACCGAACTCGAACCCGAACTGCGGGTGCTGGAGGCCGTCCAGCAGATCCGCGACCGTGTCGACCTCGGCAAGGGCCGGGAGATGACCGCGGGCCAGCTGTGCGAGCAGTTCGGCTTCTCGAAGGAGAAGCAGTGGACCCCGGTCGGCGACCTGTCCGGCGGTGAGCGGCGTCGGCTCCAGCTGCTGCGGCTGCTGATGGACGAGCCGAACGTCCTCTTCCTCGACGAGCCCACCAACGACCTCGACATCGAGACGCTGACGCAGCTGGAGGACCTCCTCGACGGCTGGCCGGGCTCGATGGTCGTGATCTCCCACGACCGCTTCTTCGTCGAGCGCACGACCGACCGCGTGCTCGCGCTCCTCGGTGACGCGACACTGCGGATGCTGCCGCGCGGCATCGACGAGTACCTGGAGCGCAGGGCGAGGGTCGTGCAGGCGGCGGCTCCGGCAGCCGCCGCGCCCGCGAAGCCCGCCGGAGCGGAGAAGTCCGCGGCGGACCAGCGGGCCGCGAAGAAGGAGTTGCAGAAGATCGAGCGGCAGCTCGACAAGATCTCCGAAAGAGAATCCACGCTGCACTCGCAAATCGCCGAAAACGCAACCGACTTCGAGAAAGTGGCGGAACTCGACGCGCGCCTCCGCGAACTCTCCGGCGAACGGGAAGAGTTGGAAATGCGCTGGCTCGAACTCGCCGAGGACGCGTAG
- a CDS encoding TatD family hydrolase, whose translation MSAKPNDTPPPLPAPLAVQVADSHTHLDMQTGTVEEALEKAAKVGVTTVVQVGCDINGSRWAAETAARHGNVHAAVALHPNEAPRIVHGDPVEEASRSGSGKGGGGGRAGRSRQGARPGGGDAALDEALAEIDRLAGLDQVRAVGETGLDHFRTGPEGIAAQERSFRAHIEIAKRQGKTLVIHDRDAHADVLRILAEEGAPERTVFHCYSGDAEMARICADAGYFMSFAGNVTFKNAQPLRDALAAAPLELVLVETDAPFLTPAPYRGRPNAPYLIPVTVRAMAAVRGIDEDAMSEAIASNTARAFDY comes from the coding sequence ATGAGTGCCAAGCCCAACGACACCCCTCCGCCACTGCCCGCACCGCTGGCCGTACAGGTCGCCGATTCGCACACCCATCTGGACATGCAGACCGGCACCGTCGAGGAGGCGCTGGAGAAGGCGGCGAAGGTCGGTGTGACGACCGTCGTCCAGGTGGGGTGCGACATCAACGGCTCGCGCTGGGCGGCCGAAACGGCGGCACGGCACGGGAACGTCCACGCGGCGGTCGCGCTTCACCCGAACGAGGCGCCGCGCATTGTGCACGGCGACCCCGTCGAGGAGGCGTCGCGAAGCGGATCGGGCAAGGGCGGCGGTGGGGGCCGGGCTGGGCGGTCCCGGCAGGGTGCGCGGCCCGGCGGCGGGGACGCCGCGCTCGACGAGGCGCTCGCCGAGATCGACCGGCTGGCAGGTCTCGACCAGGTGCGGGCCGTCGGCGAGACCGGGCTCGACCACTTCCGTACGGGTCCGGAGGGCATCGCCGCCCAGGAGCGGTCCTTCCGCGCCCACATCGAGATCGCCAAGCGCCAGGGCAAGACCCTCGTCATCCACGACCGCGACGCCCACGCCGACGTCCTGCGGATCCTGGCCGAGGAGGGCGCCCCGGAGCGCACGGTCTTCCACTGCTACTCGGGGGACGCGGAGATGGCGCGGATCTGCGCCGACGCCGGGTACTTCATGTCCTTCGCCGGCAACGTCACCTTCAAGAACGCCCAGCCGCTGCGGGACGCGCTCGCCGCCGCCCCGCTGGAACTCGTCCTGGTGGAGACCGACGCGCCGTTCCTGACGCCCGCGCCCTACCGCGGTCGGCCCAACGCGCCGTATCTCATTCCGGTCACGGTGCGCGCGATGGCCGCGGTGCGGGGGATCGACGAGGACGCCATGTCGGAGGCGATTGCTTCGAACACGGCTCGTGCATTCGATTACTGA
- a CDS encoding 4-(cytidine 5'-diphospho)-2-C-methyl-D-erythritol kinase, producing the protein MSVTVRVPAKVNVQLAVGGVRDDGYHDLANVFLAVGLYDEITVTPAESLTVTCTGPGADQVPLDRTNLAARAAELLAERHGIAPAVHIHIDKDIPVAGGMAGGSADGAGALLACEALWSTGASREELLGICAELGSDVPFSLVGGAALGTGRGERLTELPVGGAFHWVFAVADGGLSTPAVYREFDRLNEGADVPAPVASPPLLDALRTGDAGALAGVLVNDLQPAALSLRPSLADTLRTGSDAGALAALVSGSGPTTAFLAKDADAAGQIAEALLGSGTCRTARVAQAPAQGATIL; encoded by the coding sequence GTGAGCGTCACCGTACGGGTACCTGCCAAGGTCAACGTCCAGCTGGCCGTCGGCGGGGTCCGGGACGACGGGTACCACGACCTGGCCAATGTGTTCCTGGCCGTCGGGCTGTACGACGAGATCACCGTCACCCCCGCCGAGTCGCTGACCGTCACCTGCACGGGCCCCGGCGCGGACCAGGTGCCGCTGGACCGGACGAACCTCGCCGCGCGGGCGGCGGAACTGCTCGCCGAGCGCCACGGGATCGCCCCGGCCGTGCACATCCACATCGACAAGGACATCCCCGTCGCCGGCGGCATGGCGGGCGGCAGCGCCGACGGCGCGGGCGCGCTCCTCGCCTGCGAGGCGCTCTGGTCCACCGGGGCGTCACGGGAGGAACTGCTCGGCATCTGCGCGGAGCTCGGCAGCGATGTGCCCTTCAGCCTGGTCGGGGGCGCCGCCCTCGGCACGGGCCGCGGCGAGCGGCTCACCGAGCTGCCCGTCGGCGGGGCGTTCCACTGGGTCTTCGCCGTCGCCGACGGAGGACTGTCCACCCCCGCGGTCTACCGGGAGTTCGACCGGCTCAACGAGGGCGCGGACGTCCCCGCGCCCGTGGCGTCCCCGCCGCTGCTGGACGCCCTGCGCACCGGCGACGCGGGCGCACTGGCCGGGGTACTCGTCAACGACCTCCAGCCCGCGGCCCTCTCGCTGCGCCCGTCGCTCGCGGACACGCTGCGCACCGGCTCCGACGCGGGCGCGCTGGCCGCGCTCGTCTCGGGCTCCGGGCCGACGACCGCCTTCCTCGCCAAGGACGCGGACGCGGCGGGGCAGATCGCCGAGGCGCTGCTCGGGTCGGGGACCTGCCGCACGGCCCGCGTCGCCCAGGCCCCGGCGCAGGGCGCGACGATCCTGTAG
- the rsmA gene encoding 16S rRNA (adenine(1518)-N(6)/adenine(1519)-N(6))-dimethyltransferase RsmA — translation MSTTDPDALLGPADIRELAAALGVRPTKQRGQNFVIDANTVRRIVRTAEVRPDDVVVEVGPGLGSLTLALLEAADRVTAVEIDDVLAAALPTTIAARMPERKDRFALVHSDAMHVRELPGPAPTALVANLPYNVAVPVLLHMLERFPTIERTLVMVQSEVADRLAARPGNKVYGVPSVKANWYAEVKRAGAIGRNVFWPAPNVDSGLVSLVRRTEPPKTTATRAEVFAVVDAAFAQRRKTLRAALAGWAGSPAAAEAALVAAGISPRARGESLTVEEFARIAEHKGAGETT, via the coding sequence GTGAGCACCACCGATCCCGATGCCCTCCTCGGTCCCGCCGACATCCGAGAACTGGCCGCAGCGCTTGGCGTACGCCCCACCAAGCAGCGCGGCCAGAACTTCGTCATCGACGCCAACACCGTCCGCCGGATCGTCCGCACCGCCGAGGTGCGGCCCGACGACGTGGTCGTGGAGGTCGGCCCGGGGCTCGGCTCCCTCACCCTCGCGCTGCTGGAGGCCGCGGACCGGGTGACCGCCGTCGAGATCGACGACGTGCTCGCCGCCGCACTGCCCACCACGATCGCCGCCCGGATGCCGGAGCGGAAGGACCGATTCGCGCTGGTCCACTCCGACGCGATGCACGTGCGGGAGCTCCCGGGCCCCGCGCCCACCGCGCTCGTCGCCAACCTCCCGTACAACGTGGCCGTCCCGGTCCTGCTGCATATGCTGGAGCGCTTCCCGACCATCGAGCGGACGCTGGTCATGGTGCAGTCCGAGGTCGCCGACCGGCTCGCGGCCCGGCCCGGCAACAAGGTCTACGGCGTGCCGTCGGTCAAGGCGAACTGGTATGCCGAGGTCAAGCGGGCCGGGGCGATCGGCCGGAACGTCTTCTGGCCCGCGCCGAACGTCGACTCCGGGCTCGTCTCCCTGGTCCGGCGCACCGAGCCGCCGAAGACCACCGCCACCAGGGCCGAGGTATTCGCGGTCGTCGACGCGGCCTTCGCACAGCGCCGCAAGACGCTGCGGGCCGCGCTCGCGGGCTGGGCGGGCTCCCCGGCGGCTGCGGAGGCGGCACTGGTCGCGGCCGGGATCTCGCCCCGGGCGCGGGGCGAGTCGCTGACGGTGGAAGAATTCGCGCGCATCGCGGAGCACAAGGGAGCCGGGGAAACCACGTGA
- a CDS encoding helix-turn-helix domain-containing protein, whose amino-acid sequence MDDEPVSSDSLKTFGAFVQGLREHAGLTREAFAPMVRFSRHTVASIELGRRMPDTQFVELAEAALGNTGALRRAFGHLTRQPGLASWFREWARRERTAVSLCTYECRMVPGLLQSEGYLRALYENEVPPLSDEQVESQIAARLERQRLLRERPNVPFSFIVTEAVFRQRLGGAEVTRQMLDHVLVSSAPRNVTLQIMPTACVFHACLAGPLALLEGPDGKRYAYSEGQRNGRLIGDPKEVVPLQQAYDTLRSQALTPSESRGLLERIRGAL is encoded by the coding sequence GTGGACGACGAGCCGGTGTCGTCGGACAGTCTGAAGACGTTCGGGGCGTTCGTGCAGGGGTTGCGGGAGCACGCGGGGCTGACGCGGGAGGCGTTCGCACCGATGGTGCGCTTCTCCCGGCACACGGTGGCCTCGATCGAACTGGGCCGCCGGATGCCGGACACGCAGTTCGTGGAGCTGGCGGAGGCGGCGCTGGGGAACACGGGCGCGCTCCGGCGGGCGTTCGGGCATCTGACGCGGCAGCCGGGGCTGGCGTCGTGGTTCAGGGAGTGGGCGCGGCGGGAGCGGACGGCGGTGAGCCTGTGCACGTACGAGTGCAGGATGGTGCCGGGGCTGCTGCAGTCGGAGGGGTACTTACGTGCCCTGTACGAGAACGAGGTGCCGCCCCTGTCGGACGAACAGGTGGAGAGTCAGATCGCCGCGCGGCTGGAGCGGCAACGGCTCCTGCGTGAACGGCCCAACGTGCCCTTCAGCTTCATCGTCACGGAGGCGGTCTTCCGGCAGCGGCTCGGCGGTGCGGAGGTCACCCGGCAGATGCTCGACCATGTGCTGGTGAGTAGCGCCCCGCGGAACGTGACGCTTCAGATCATGCCGACCGCCTGCGTGTTCCACGCCTGTCTGGCTGGCCCTCTTGCCCTCTTGGAAGGGCCGGACGGGAAGCGGTACGCCTACTCCGAGGGGCAGCGCAACGGCAGGCTGATCGGCGACCCGAAAGAGGTGGTCCCGCTCCAACAGGCTTATGACACACTGCGCTCACAGGCTCTCACCCCCAGCGAGTCCCGGGGCCTGCTGGAGCGAATCCGAGGAGCGCTATGA
- the rsmI gene encoding 16S rRNA (cytidine(1402)-2'-O)-methyltransferase, translating into MTGTLVLAGTPIGDVADAPPRLAAELENADVVAAEDTRRLRRLTQALGVHTRGRIVSYFEGNESARTPELVEALESGARVLLVTDAGMPSVSDPGYRLVAAAVEKDIRVTAVPGPSAVLTALALSGLPVDRFCFEGFLPRKAGERLGRLREVADERRTLVYFEAPHRLDDTLAAMAEVFGADRRAAVCRELTKTYEEVRRGGLGELAAWAAEGVRGEITVVVEGAPAPGPSELGADELVRRVRVREEAGERRKEAIAAVAAEAGLPKREVFDAVVAAKNAAGTGPSNGKGLS; encoded by the coding sequence GTGACTGGAACACTCGTACTGGCAGGGACCCCCATCGGTGATGTGGCGGACGCTCCGCCGCGGCTCGCGGCCGAGCTGGAGAACGCCGACGTGGTCGCCGCGGAGGACACCCGGCGGCTGCGCCGACTCACCCAGGCGCTGGGGGTGCACACCCGCGGCCGGATCGTGTCCTACTTCGAGGGCAACGAGTCCGCCCGCACCCCGGAACTGGTGGAGGCGCTGGAGAGCGGCGCCAGGGTGCTGCTCGTCACCGACGCCGGGATGCCGTCCGTGTCCGACCCCGGTTACCGGCTCGTCGCCGCGGCCGTCGAGAAGGACATCAGGGTCACCGCCGTGCCCGGCCCGTCCGCCGTGCTGACCGCGCTCGCCCTGTCGGGGCTCCCGGTCGACCGGTTCTGCTTCGAGGGCTTCCTGCCCCGCAAGGCGGGGGAGCGGCTCGGCCGGCTGCGCGAGGTCGCGGACGAGCGCCGCACCCTGGTCTACTTCGAGGCGCCGCACCGCCTCGACGACACGCTCGCCGCCATGGCCGAGGTGTTCGGCGCGGACCGCAGGGCGGCGGTCTGCCGGGAGCTGACGAAGACGTACGAGGAGGTCAGGCGCGGTGGCCTCGGCGAACTGGCGGCCTGGGCTGCGGAAGGCGTGCGCGGGGAGATCACCGTCGTCGTGGAGGGCGCCCCGGCCCCGGGCCCGTCCGAGCTGGGTGCGGACGAGCTGGTGCGCAGGGTGCGGGTGCGCGAGGAGGCGGGAGAGCGGCGCAAGGAGGCCATCGCGGCGGTCGCCGCCGAGGCGGGCCTACCCAAGAGGGAGGTGTTCGACGCGGTCGTCGCGGCAAAGAACGCGGCAGGAACAGGACCGTCGAACGGTAAAGGTCTATCGTGA